In Sphaeramia orbicularis chromosome 5, fSphaOr1.1, whole genome shotgun sequence, a genomic segment contains:
- the LOC115419018 gene encoding transforming acidic coiled-coil-containing protein 1-like isoform X2: MSWLSPVSWAKWTWTAVRGGEGEEGEEGQEASEERDQHGERREEEEERSQDCSSDSDGHFDTPEAATPVHAPPPIPGELENNNSDVDKTVVEPEEHLIVTVPAGDPDIFLRHDMGQDEPVAPMGGPLEINIKTVDAEQTEVVSEVSAPVPVSTPSLTPAPEIAKSTAPSSELSQGSCPVLVEDPVPDLAPAAAPAPELDSTQSSECAAGPAPDHPAEKPLADSELQCNGLPSEKEMPKKTKTSKSKTPPINIKTSFKEDPQVDEAQEIPVPKASYNFDLDSLDDSFNPFTSGGSKIQNSPPPCGTSSLPRLEPLGSSLPVCDAGSAAPAEVETNELSEAKPVVLEFGLDNGALSKPPPRKLGGKKTISKGAAKKQKPKVSEVSSKPAPEPTVASDSQPLSEPVPETTLPVSDSTASLNLDDVPIPKTGANNFDPSQWDDPNFNPFGSNSKMNNSPVLPKGSYSFDPDNFDDSVDPFKPSKTLGAEDSSSSGPQPDKKVKDGGKPKAGPPSGEKKVRQIPKKSKERTITNSCKVQKYDESQSLVLDVCNQVEDEVVVQTPEITQRVHHATDEEKLASTGIMGPTTESQEERGESECKKASGNKQPVEDISVMDGPETKIVPHLEEKDSCNLKDDICEISMNQTMKVLSSDVPDPAALSQDTTPLTEMDKAAVLTLIREEIITKEIEVNEWKRKFEESRAEVMEMRKIVAEYEKTVAQMIEDEQQQKTLSCSKSVRQLTLERDQAIADLNSVERSFADLFRRYENMKGVLEGFKKNEDVLKKCAQDYLMRIKQEEQRYQTLKIHAEEKLDKANEEIAQVRAKANAESVALSASLRKEQMKVESLERAVLQKNQEIEELTKICDELIAKLGTD, from the exons CTCTGACTCAGACGGTCATTTTGACACTCCTGAAGCAGCAACTCCGGTCCACGCCCCTCCACCCATCCCAGGAGAGCTGGAGAACAACAACTCAGATGTAGACAAAACAG TGGTGGAGCCTGAGGAGCACCTGATAGTAACTGTTCCTGCTGGGGATCCGGATATTTTTCTCAGACACGACATGGGCCAGGATGAGCCTGTGGCCCCCATGGGTGGCCCACTGGAAATTAATATTAAGACAGTTGATGCAGAGCAAACAGAGGTTGTCTCAGAAGTGTCTGCACCTGTACCTGTGTCTACTCCTTCACTAACACCAGCTCCTGAAATAGCAAAAAGCACAGCTCCATCCTCTGAGCTTTCCCAAGGCTCATGCCCTGTCCTGGTGGAAGATCCTGTACCTGATCTAGCTCCAGCTGCAGCTCCAGCCCCAGAACTGGACTCAACACAAAGCAGTGAATGTGCAGCTGGTCCAGCTCCAGATCACCCTGCAGAGAAACCTCTTGCTGACTCAGAACTGCAGTGCAATGGACTCCCAAGTGAAAAAGAAATGCCTAAAAAGACTAAAACCAGCAAGTCAAAGACTCCACCTATCAACATTAAGACATCATTTAAAGAGGACCCACAAGTAGATGAGGCGCAAGAAATTCCTGTTCCTAAAGCCAGCTATAACTTTGACCTCGACAGTCTGGATGACAGTTTTAACCCCTTCACCAGTGGAGGATCTAAAATACAGAACTCTCCCCCTCCATGTGGAACAAGCTCCCTCCCGAGACTTGAACCACTTGGCAGCTCATTGCCGGTCTGTGATGCCGGTTCAGCAGCTCCAGCAGAGGTAGAGACAAATGAGTTATCAGAAGCAAAACCTGTGGTTTTGGAGTTTGGTCTGGACAATGGGGCACTTAGCAAACCACCTCCGAGGAAATTAGGAGGCAAAAAGACAATCAGCAAAGGTGCAGCTAAGAAACAGAAGCCCAAAGTGTCAGAGGTGTCCAGCAAACCTGCACCAGAACCCACAGTGGCCTCAGATTCTCAACCACTATCAGAACCAGTTCCAGAAACTACTTTGCCAGTTTCAGACTCGACTGCATCACTGAACTTGGATGATGTTCCTATTCCTAAAACAGGAGCAAATAACTTTGATCCAAGTCAGTGGGATGACCCAAATTTTAATCCGTTTGGTAGCAACAGTAAGATGAACAACTCCCCAGTGCTCCCTAAGGGTTCCTACAGTTTTGACCCAGATAATTTTGATGATTCTGTCGACCCTTTTAAACCATCCAAAACCCTGGGTGCAGAGGACTCATCCAGCAGTGGGCCTCAGCCTGACAAAAAAGTAAAAGATGGAGGTAAACCGAAAGCAGGGCCTCCATCTGGGGAGAAGAAAGTGAGGCAAATTCCCAAGAAAAGCAAAGAGAGGACAATCAC GAATTCCTGTAAAGTACAAAAGTACGACGAGAGCCAGTCGCTGGTTCTTGACGTGTGCAATCAG GTGGAGGATGAAGTGGTGGTCCAGACCCCAGAGATCACTCAGCGAGTTCATCATGCCACAGATGAGGAGAAACTGGCCTCCACTGGCATCATGGGCCCGACAACGGAGAGCCAGGAGGAGCGAGGAGAGTCCGAATGCAAAAAGGCATCTGGGAATAAACAGCCAGTTGAAGACATATCTGTTATGGACG gtCCTGAAACCAAGATTGTTCCACACCTGGAGGAGAAAGACAGCTGTAATCTCAAAGATGACATA TGTGAGATATCAATGAACCAAACAATGAAGGTGCTCAGCAGTGACGTCCCCGACCCGGCTGCCCTGTCCCAGGACACCACACCCCTCACTGAGATGGACAAGGCTGCAGTGCTCACTCTGATCAGAGAAGAG ATCATCACTAAAGAGATCGAGGTCAATGAGTGGAAGAGGAAGTTTGAGGAAAGCAGAGCAGAGGTTATGGAGATGAG gaaaatagtTGCTGAATATGAGAAAACAGTTGCCCAGATGATTG AGGATGAGCAGCAGCAGAAGACACTGTCCTGTAGTAAGAGCGTCAGACAGTTGACCTTAGAGCGGGATCAGGCCATCGCTGACCTCAACTCAGTGGAGCGCTCCTTCGCTGACCTTTTCAGGAGGTACGAGAACATGAAGGGGGTCCTCGAAGGCTTCAAGAAG AATGAGGACGTGCTGAAGAAGTGTGCACAGGATTACCTGATGAGGATCAAGCAGGAGGAGCAGAGGTATCAAACCCTCAAAATCCATGCTGAGGAGAAACTGGACAA GGCTAATGAGGAGATCGCACAGGTTCGGGCCAAAGCCAACGCTGAGAGCGTCGCACTCAGCGCCAGCCTCAGGAAGGAGCAGATGAAGGTGGAGTCACTTGAAAGAGCCGTCCTCCAAAAG aACCAAGAGATTGAGGAGCTCACCAAGATCTGTGATGAACTCATCGCCAAACTGggaacagattaa
- the LOC115419018 gene encoding transforming acidic coiled-coil-containing protein 1-like isoform X3 — translation MGGTQSQRKSSIRSGSRRHTHSFTSDSDGHFDTPEAATPVHAPPPIPGELENNNSDVDKTVVEPEEHLIVTVPAGDPDIFLRHDMGQDEPVAPMGGPLEINIKTVDAEQTEVVSEVSAPVPVSTPSLTPAPEIAKSTAPSSELSQGSCPVLVEDPVPDLAPAAAPAPELDSTQSSECAAGPAPDHPAEKPLADSELQCNGLPSEKEMPKKTKTSKSKTPPINIKTSFKEDPQVDEAQEIPVPKASYNFDLDSLDDSFNPFTSGGSKIQNSPPPCGTSSLPRLEPLGSSLPVCDAGSAAPAEVETNELSEAKPVVLEFGLDNGALSKPPPRKLGGKKTISKGAAKKQKPKVSEVSSKPAPEPTVASDSQPLSEPVPETTLPVSDSTASLNLDDVPIPKTGANNFDPSQWDDPNFNPFGSNSKMNNSPVLPKGSYSFDPDNFDDSVDPFKPSKTLGAEDSSSSGPQPDKKVKDGGKPKAGPPSGEKKVRQIPKKSKERTITTSEQVKFLCFLLNSCKVQKYDESQSLVLDVCNQVEDEVVVQTPEITQRVHHATDEEKLASTGIMGPTTESQEERGESECKKASGNKQPVEDISVMDGPETKIVPHLEEKDSCNLKDDICEISMNQTMKVLSSDVPDPAALSQDTTPLTEMDKAAVLTLIREEIITKEIEVNEWKRKFEESRAEVMEMRKIVAEYEKTVAQMIEDEQQQKTLSCSKSVRQLTLERDQAIADLNSVERSFADLFRRYENMKGVLEGFKKNEDVLKKCAQDYLMRIKQEEQRYQTLKIHAEEKLDKANEEIAQVRAKANAESVALSASLRKEQMKVESLERAVLQKNQEIEELTKICDELIAKLGTD, via the exons CTCTGACTCAGACGGTCATTTTGACACTCCTGAAGCAGCAACTCCGGTCCACGCCCCTCCACCCATCCCAGGAGAGCTGGAGAACAACAACTCAGATGTAGACAAAACAG TGGTGGAGCCTGAGGAGCACCTGATAGTAACTGTTCCTGCTGGGGATCCGGATATTTTTCTCAGACACGACATGGGCCAGGATGAGCCTGTGGCCCCCATGGGTGGCCCACTGGAAATTAATATTAAGACAGTTGATGCAGAGCAAACAGAGGTTGTCTCAGAAGTGTCTGCACCTGTACCTGTGTCTACTCCTTCACTAACACCAGCTCCTGAAATAGCAAAAAGCACAGCTCCATCCTCTGAGCTTTCCCAAGGCTCATGCCCTGTCCTGGTGGAAGATCCTGTACCTGATCTAGCTCCAGCTGCAGCTCCAGCCCCAGAACTGGACTCAACACAAAGCAGTGAATGTGCAGCTGGTCCAGCTCCAGATCACCCTGCAGAGAAACCTCTTGCTGACTCAGAACTGCAGTGCAATGGACTCCCAAGTGAAAAAGAAATGCCTAAAAAGACTAAAACCAGCAAGTCAAAGACTCCACCTATCAACATTAAGACATCATTTAAAGAGGACCCACAAGTAGATGAGGCGCAAGAAATTCCTGTTCCTAAAGCCAGCTATAACTTTGACCTCGACAGTCTGGATGACAGTTTTAACCCCTTCACCAGTGGAGGATCTAAAATACAGAACTCTCCCCCTCCATGTGGAACAAGCTCCCTCCCGAGACTTGAACCACTTGGCAGCTCATTGCCGGTCTGTGATGCCGGTTCAGCAGCTCCAGCAGAGGTAGAGACAAATGAGTTATCAGAAGCAAAACCTGTGGTTTTGGAGTTTGGTCTGGACAATGGGGCACTTAGCAAACCACCTCCGAGGAAATTAGGAGGCAAAAAGACAATCAGCAAAGGTGCAGCTAAGAAACAGAAGCCCAAAGTGTCAGAGGTGTCCAGCAAACCTGCACCAGAACCCACAGTGGCCTCAGATTCTCAACCACTATCAGAACCAGTTCCAGAAACTACTTTGCCAGTTTCAGACTCGACTGCATCACTGAACTTGGATGATGTTCCTATTCCTAAAACAGGAGCAAATAACTTTGATCCAAGTCAGTGGGATGACCCAAATTTTAATCCGTTTGGTAGCAACAGTAAGATGAACAACTCCCCAGTGCTCCCTAAGGGTTCCTACAGTTTTGACCCAGATAATTTTGATGATTCTGTCGACCCTTTTAAACCATCCAAAACCCTGGGTGCAGAGGACTCATCCAGCAGTGGGCCTCAGCCTGACAAAAAAGTAAAAGATGGAGGTAAACCGAAAGCAGGGCCTCCATCTGGGGAGAAGAAAGTGAGGCAAATTCCCAAGAAAAGCAAAGAGAGGACAATCAC GACATCAGAACAAGTCAAGtttctctgttttctgtt GAATTCCTGTAAAGTACAAAAGTACGACGAGAGCCAGTCGCTGGTTCTTGACGTGTGCAATCAG GTGGAGGATGAAGTGGTGGTCCAGACCCCAGAGATCACTCAGCGAGTTCATCATGCCACAGATGAGGAGAAACTGGCCTCCACTGGCATCATGGGCCCGACAACGGAGAGCCAGGAGGAGCGAGGAGAGTCCGAATGCAAAAAGGCATCTGGGAATAAACAGCCAGTTGAAGACATATCTGTTATGGACG gtCCTGAAACCAAGATTGTTCCACACCTGGAGGAGAAAGACAGCTGTAATCTCAAAGATGACATA TGTGAGATATCAATGAACCAAACAATGAAGGTGCTCAGCAGTGACGTCCCCGACCCGGCTGCCCTGTCCCAGGACACCACACCCCTCACTGAGATGGACAAGGCTGCAGTGCTCACTCTGATCAGAGAAGAG ATCATCACTAAAGAGATCGAGGTCAATGAGTGGAAGAGGAAGTTTGAGGAAAGCAGAGCAGAGGTTATGGAGATGAG gaaaatagtTGCTGAATATGAGAAAACAGTTGCCCAGATGATTG AGGATGAGCAGCAGCAGAAGACACTGTCCTGTAGTAAGAGCGTCAGACAGTTGACCTTAGAGCGGGATCAGGCCATCGCTGACCTCAACTCAGTGGAGCGCTCCTTCGCTGACCTTTTCAGGAGGTACGAGAACATGAAGGGGGTCCTCGAAGGCTTCAAGAAG AATGAGGACGTGCTGAAGAAGTGTGCACAGGATTACCTGATGAGGATCAAGCAGGAGGAGCAGAGGTATCAAACCCTCAAAATCCATGCTGAGGAGAAACTGGACAA GGCTAATGAGGAGATCGCACAGGTTCGGGCCAAAGCCAACGCTGAGAGCGTCGCACTCAGCGCCAGCCTCAGGAAGGAGCAGATGAAGGTGGAGTCACTTGAAAGAGCCGTCCTCCAAAAG aACCAAGAGATTGAGGAGCTCACCAAGATCTGTGATGAACTCATCGCCAAACTGggaacagattaa
- the LOC115419018 gene encoding transforming acidic coiled-coil-containing protein 1-like isoform X1 produces MSWLSPVSWAKWTWTAVRGGEGEEGEEGQEASEERDQHGERREEEEERSQDCSSDSDGHFDTPEAATPVHAPPPIPGELENNNSDVDKTVVEPEEHLIVTVPAGDPDIFLRHDMGQDEPVAPMGGPLEINIKTVDAEQTEVVSEVSAPVPVSTPSLTPAPEIAKSTAPSSELSQGSCPVLVEDPVPDLAPAAAPAPELDSTQSSECAAGPAPDHPAEKPLADSELQCNGLPSEKEMPKKTKTSKSKTPPINIKTSFKEDPQVDEAQEIPVPKASYNFDLDSLDDSFNPFTSGGSKIQNSPPPCGTSSLPRLEPLGSSLPVCDAGSAAPAEVETNELSEAKPVVLEFGLDNGALSKPPPRKLGGKKTISKGAAKKQKPKVSEVSSKPAPEPTVASDSQPLSEPVPETTLPVSDSTASLNLDDVPIPKTGANNFDPSQWDDPNFNPFGSNSKMNNSPVLPKGSYSFDPDNFDDSVDPFKPSKTLGAEDSSSSGPQPDKKVKDGGKPKAGPPSGEKKVRQIPKKSKERTITTSEQVKFLCFLLNSCKVQKYDESQSLVLDVCNQVEDEVVVQTPEITQRVHHATDEEKLASTGIMGPTTESQEERGESECKKASGNKQPVEDISVMDGPETKIVPHLEEKDSCNLKDDICEISMNQTMKVLSSDVPDPAALSQDTTPLTEMDKAAVLTLIREEIITKEIEVNEWKRKFEESRAEVMEMRKIVAEYEKTVAQMIEDEQQQKTLSCSKSVRQLTLERDQAIADLNSVERSFADLFRRYENMKGVLEGFKKNEDVLKKCAQDYLMRIKQEEQRYQTLKIHAEEKLDKANEEIAQVRAKANAESVALSASLRKEQMKVESLERAVLQKNQEIEELTKICDELIAKLGTD; encoded by the exons CTCTGACTCAGACGGTCATTTTGACACTCCTGAAGCAGCAACTCCGGTCCACGCCCCTCCACCCATCCCAGGAGAGCTGGAGAACAACAACTCAGATGTAGACAAAACAG TGGTGGAGCCTGAGGAGCACCTGATAGTAACTGTTCCTGCTGGGGATCCGGATATTTTTCTCAGACACGACATGGGCCAGGATGAGCCTGTGGCCCCCATGGGTGGCCCACTGGAAATTAATATTAAGACAGTTGATGCAGAGCAAACAGAGGTTGTCTCAGAAGTGTCTGCACCTGTACCTGTGTCTACTCCTTCACTAACACCAGCTCCTGAAATAGCAAAAAGCACAGCTCCATCCTCTGAGCTTTCCCAAGGCTCATGCCCTGTCCTGGTGGAAGATCCTGTACCTGATCTAGCTCCAGCTGCAGCTCCAGCCCCAGAACTGGACTCAACACAAAGCAGTGAATGTGCAGCTGGTCCAGCTCCAGATCACCCTGCAGAGAAACCTCTTGCTGACTCAGAACTGCAGTGCAATGGACTCCCAAGTGAAAAAGAAATGCCTAAAAAGACTAAAACCAGCAAGTCAAAGACTCCACCTATCAACATTAAGACATCATTTAAAGAGGACCCACAAGTAGATGAGGCGCAAGAAATTCCTGTTCCTAAAGCCAGCTATAACTTTGACCTCGACAGTCTGGATGACAGTTTTAACCCCTTCACCAGTGGAGGATCTAAAATACAGAACTCTCCCCCTCCATGTGGAACAAGCTCCCTCCCGAGACTTGAACCACTTGGCAGCTCATTGCCGGTCTGTGATGCCGGTTCAGCAGCTCCAGCAGAGGTAGAGACAAATGAGTTATCAGAAGCAAAACCTGTGGTTTTGGAGTTTGGTCTGGACAATGGGGCACTTAGCAAACCACCTCCGAGGAAATTAGGAGGCAAAAAGACAATCAGCAAAGGTGCAGCTAAGAAACAGAAGCCCAAAGTGTCAGAGGTGTCCAGCAAACCTGCACCAGAACCCACAGTGGCCTCAGATTCTCAACCACTATCAGAACCAGTTCCAGAAACTACTTTGCCAGTTTCAGACTCGACTGCATCACTGAACTTGGATGATGTTCCTATTCCTAAAACAGGAGCAAATAACTTTGATCCAAGTCAGTGGGATGACCCAAATTTTAATCCGTTTGGTAGCAACAGTAAGATGAACAACTCCCCAGTGCTCCCTAAGGGTTCCTACAGTTTTGACCCAGATAATTTTGATGATTCTGTCGACCCTTTTAAACCATCCAAAACCCTGGGTGCAGAGGACTCATCCAGCAGTGGGCCTCAGCCTGACAAAAAAGTAAAAGATGGAGGTAAACCGAAAGCAGGGCCTCCATCTGGGGAGAAGAAAGTGAGGCAAATTCCCAAGAAAAGCAAAGAGAGGACAATCAC GACATCAGAACAAGTCAAGtttctctgttttctgtt GAATTCCTGTAAAGTACAAAAGTACGACGAGAGCCAGTCGCTGGTTCTTGACGTGTGCAATCAG GTGGAGGATGAAGTGGTGGTCCAGACCCCAGAGATCACTCAGCGAGTTCATCATGCCACAGATGAGGAGAAACTGGCCTCCACTGGCATCATGGGCCCGACAACGGAGAGCCAGGAGGAGCGAGGAGAGTCCGAATGCAAAAAGGCATCTGGGAATAAACAGCCAGTTGAAGACATATCTGTTATGGACG gtCCTGAAACCAAGATTGTTCCACACCTGGAGGAGAAAGACAGCTGTAATCTCAAAGATGACATA TGTGAGATATCAATGAACCAAACAATGAAGGTGCTCAGCAGTGACGTCCCCGACCCGGCTGCCCTGTCCCAGGACACCACACCCCTCACTGAGATGGACAAGGCTGCAGTGCTCACTCTGATCAGAGAAGAG ATCATCACTAAAGAGATCGAGGTCAATGAGTGGAAGAGGAAGTTTGAGGAAAGCAGAGCAGAGGTTATGGAGATGAG gaaaatagtTGCTGAATATGAGAAAACAGTTGCCCAGATGATTG AGGATGAGCAGCAGCAGAAGACACTGTCCTGTAGTAAGAGCGTCAGACAGTTGACCTTAGAGCGGGATCAGGCCATCGCTGACCTCAACTCAGTGGAGCGCTCCTTCGCTGACCTTTTCAGGAGGTACGAGAACATGAAGGGGGTCCTCGAAGGCTTCAAGAAG AATGAGGACGTGCTGAAGAAGTGTGCACAGGATTACCTGATGAGGATCAAGCAGGAGGAGCAGAGGTATCAAACCCTCAAAATCCATGCTGAGGAGAAACTGGACAA GGCTAATGAGGAGATCGCACAGGTTCGGGCCAAAGCCAACGCTGAGAGCGTCGCACTCAGCGCCAGCCTCAGGAAGGAGCAGATGAAGGTGGAGTCACTTGAAAGAGCCGTCCTCCAAAAG aACCAAGAGATTGAGGAGCTCACCAAGATCTGTGATGAACTCATCGCCAAACTGggaacagattaa